The Chitinispirillales bacterium region ACCATGCCATAGCCGAATTTGTTTGTCATGCCATTATCTTTATTTGCCGGATAAATTGAAAAAAATCAGGTTTTTAAGCAAATTGTCAAGGGAATAAATTATATTTATCAATATGTTGCTATTATTACAAACAATTAAAGAACGGAGGGTGTGAGATGGCGGATGCTCTGCTTCCAATGCCGCAGGATTTGATTGAATTTATTAAAGAATGGAAAATCAAACCCGGCAATCTTATTATGGTGCTTCACAAGGTTCAGGAACATTACGGGTATATACCGCACGAGGTGGCGGTTGAGGTGTCAAAAATACTGGAAACGCCTCTTGCAAAAATCTACGGAGTCGCTACGTTTTATCATTTGTTCTCTCTCAAAAAACCCGGTAAACACAAAATTGCCGTGTGTATGGGAACCGCGTGTTATCTTAAAGGGGCGCAAGGGCTTCTTGATGAAATTGACGCTATTATCGGGTGCAAATCGGGTGAAGTGTCTGCTGACGAGAAATTTAGTGTAGATGCGGTTAGATGTATAGGTTGCTGCGGGCTTGCTCCTGTGATGACGATTGACGGAAAAGTATTCGGGAGCGTAACCTCCGACAGGATTGCGGAAATTATCGCCCCATATCAAAACGATGAAGTAAATTGAGGAGAAAGTTATGGCTAAGTTAACACTTGCAGACCTTAAAAAAATCCGCGATGAAAAAAATAAAGAAATGACTCGTCGCGACACGGATAAGGATGTTCAGATTATTGTAGGAATGGGAACTTGTGGAATCGCCGCCGGAGCAAAAGAGACGTTTTCGGCATTCGTTGACGAACTTGATAAAAGCAATATTTCCGACGTAATGGTAAAACAAACCGGTTGTATGGGATTTTGTTCTGTCGAGCCGACGGTCAGGGTTACCGCTCCGCAAATGCCTGACACTATTTACAATAACGTATCGGCGGAAATTGCCCGAAGAATTGTAAAAGAGCATATTATCGGTAAAAAATTAGTAAGCGAATATGTTTTTGATAACCCGTCACGCGACATTATCGCACAGTAATTGAAAGGTGAAAAATAATGGCGTATAAAAATTATTGTTTGGTTTGCGGCGGAACCGGTTGTAATGCTAATACCGGCGAAGAAATTTATCATGAATTGATAAAAAAAGCAAAGGAACTAGGTGTAGAAAACGACGTGCAGATTGTTAAAACCGGATGTTTTGGTTTCTGCGAAAAAGGCCCGATTGTTAAAATTCTTCCGGAAGAGGCGTTTTATGTTCATGTAAAACCGTCAGACGCCGAAGAATTGATTAAGGAACATATTATTAAAGGTCGTATTGTTGAGCGATTGCACTACAGTGAAGACGGTCAGGATGTACAGGAGCGCGGCAAAATAGACGATATGAGGTTTTATCAGAAACAGTATCGTATCGTTTTGAGAAATTGCGGATTTATAAATCCTGAAGATATTGAAGAATATATCGGTCGTGAAGGTTATCAAGGTTTGGCGAAAGCGCTTACCGAAATGACGCCCGACCAAATTATTGAAGAACTTAAAATTTCCGGTTTGCGCGGACGCGGCGGTGCGGGATTTCCGACTTGGATGAAGTGGAATTTCACAAAACAGGCGCAGTCCGACGTTAAATATATCGTTTGCAATGCGGACGAAGGCGACCCTGGTGCGTATATGGACAGAAGTACAATTGAGGGTGATCCGCACAGTGTCATTGAGGCTATGACCATCGGTGCAAAAGCGATCGGCGCATCTCAGGGTTTTGTGTATATTCGCGCAGAATATCCGCTGGCTATTCATCGATTGGAAGTCGCAATGAAACAGGCGCACGAATACGGATTGCTCGGTAAAGATATTTTGGGAACCGGTTTTGATTTCGAAATAGAAATTCGTTTGGGTGCAGGAGCGTTTGTCTGCGGCGAAGAAACCGCTTTGATCGCTTCCATTGAAGGTGAACGCGGAATACCGAAACCTCGTCCGCCGTTTCCTGCGGTTAAAGGACTTTGGGGCAAACCGACTTTGATTAATAATGTTGAAACATACGCGAACATTCCTATGATTATTCTTAAAGGCGGGAATTGGTTTGCAAGTGTCGGAACGGAAAAGTCAAAAGGGACGAAAGTGTTCGCTCTTACCGGTAAAATCAAAAATTCAGGACTCGTTGAAGTGCCGATGGGAACAACGCTTCGTGAAATTATTTATGATGTCGGCGGCGGAATTAAAAACGGCAAAAAATTTAAGGCGGTTCAAACAGGCGGTCCTTCGGGCGGAGTTTTGACTGCGGATAAACTTGATACGCCGATTGATTTTGACAATCTTGTCTCGGCTGGTTCAATGATGGGTTCCGGCGGTATGATTGTTATGAACGAAGACGATTGTATTGTGGATATTGTTCGGTTTTATCTTGATTTCTCGGTTGACGAAAGCTGCGGGAAATGTTCT contains the following coding sequences:
- a CDS encoding SLBB domain-containing protein, yielding MAYKNYCLVCGGTGCNANTGEEIYHELIKKAKELGVENDVQIVKTGCFGFCEKGPIVKILPEEAFYVHVKPSDAEELIKEHIIKGRIVERLHYSEDGQDVQERGKIDDMRFYQKQYRIVLRNCGFINPEDIEEYIGREGYQGLAKALTEMTPDQIIEELKISGLRGRGGAGFPTWMKWNFTKQAQSDVKYIVCNADEGDPGAYMDRSTIEGDPHSVIEAMTIGAKAIGASQGFVYIRAEYPLAIHRLEVAMKQAHEYGLLGKDILGTGFDFEIEIRLGAGAFVCGEETALIASIEGERGIPKPRPPFPAVKGLWGKPTLINNVETYANIPMIILKGGNWFASVGTEKSKGTKVFALTGKIKNSGLVEVPMGTTLREIIYDVGGGIKNGKKFKAVQTGGPSGGVLTADKLDTPIDFDNLVSAGSMMGSGGMIVMNEDDCIVDIVRFYLDFSVDESCGKCSPCRIGGRKLLNILDKIVDGKGEMSDIDKIKEISTAMRRSSLCALGQTTPNPVLSIINLFWEELLAHIKDKKCPAGKCKKLLSFSIVRDTCIGCGVCAKKCPANAIIPENCEPLPGKKKPPYFIDINKCVKCGECLTACKFKSVVKL
- a CDS encoding NAD(P)H-dependent oxidoreductase subunit E, coding for MADALLPMPQDLIEFIKEWKIKPGNLIMVLHKVQEHYGYIPHEVAVEVSKILETPLAKIYGVATFYHLFSLKKPGKHKIAVCMGTACYLKGAQGLLDEIDAIIGCKSGEVSADEKFSVDAVRCIGCCGLAPVMTIDGKVFGSVTSDRIAEIIAPYQNDEVN